The genome window TTCTTTTCATGGCCTTTCACCCCGTACCAGACCGGAGAGCCTGGGCTTATCCCGTATTCATATTTTTTGGGGGCCTGATGTTTGGTGCCGCCTATTTGCTCACCGGAAGCCTGATTCCTGGCATCCTGGCGCACTACTTGCACAACGCCAGGGGTTTTTATCAGTTGCTTGATCAGGCCGAGCCAAAAAAGGCTGCTTGAGGCGGTTTGGTGGATTTCCTGACACTACCCTTTGCCTTTATTTCGTCGCAAGCCCCAAAGCTTCATCTTCTGTTATGCTTTGAGAAGTATGGCTTATCAAAAAATCAAAGTTCCTGCTGGCGAGAAAATCTCCATCCACGACGGCAAACTACACGTACCCGACCACCCCATTGTGGGCTTTATTGAAGGCGATGGAACCGGCCCCGACATCTGGCGGGCTGCTCAACCTGTGCTGGACGCGGCAGTGGCCAAGGCCTACGGGGGCAAGCGCAAGATTGCCTGGGCCGAAATCTATGCTGGTGAAAAGGCCAACGAGGTTTACGGCGAGGTCATCTGGCTGCCCGAAGAGACCCTCGAGTTCATCCGCGAGTACCTGGTTGCGATCAAGGGGCCCCTGACCACGCCGGTGGGTGGGGGCATCCGCTCCATCAACGTGGCCTTGCGGCAGGAGCTGGATCTGTATGCCTGCGTACGCCCGGTGCAGTGGTTCGAGGGCGTGCCCAGCCCGGTGCGCCACCCCGAGCTGGTCAACATGGTGATTTTCCGCGAGAACACCGAGGACATCTACGCCGGCATCGAGTTTCCCAAGAATAGCCCCGAGGTGCAGAAGTTCCTCGAGTGGTTCAAGGCGGAATTCCCCAAACCCTACAGCAAAATTCGCTTCCCCGAAACCGCCGGCATCGGCATCAAGCCGGTCTCGGAGGAAGGAACCCACCGTCTGGTCGAGGCGGCCCTCAACTATGCCATTGACAACGACCTCCCCTCGGTCACCCTGGTACACAAGGGCAACATCATGAAGTTCACCGAGGGCGCTTTCCGCGACTGGGGCTATGCCCTTGCCAAGAGCAAATACGGGGCGGTAGACCTGGACGGCGGCCCCTGGCAGACCTTCACCAACCCCAAAACAGGAAAACAGATTGTTGTGAAGGACATGATCGCCGACAACTTCCTCCAGCAGATTCTGCTGCGCCCGGCCGAGTACAGCGTGATTGCCACCCTCAACCTGAACGGCGATTACATCTCCGACGCCCTGGCCGCGCAGGTCGGGGGTATTGGCATCGCCCCTGGTTCCAACGTGAACTACTACACCGGCCACGCCGTGTTCGAAGCCACCCACGGCACCGCACCCAAATACGCGGGCAAGGATCAGGTCAACCCCAGCTCGGTGATTCTGTCGGGCGAGATGATGCTGCGGTACATGGGCTGGACCGAAGCCGCCGACCTGATTATCCACGCCATGACCAAGACCATCGCCCAGGGTCGGGTTACCTACGACTTCCACCGCCTGATGGTGGCCGAAGGGCGCAGCGCAACCCTGCTCAAGTGCAGCGAGTTTGGCCAGGCTTTGATCGAAAATATGTAATACCAGACTCGGTGAGTTCACGGCAACGAACCAACCCGGTCGAGGTTATCCACGTAGCGGAAAGCGATACCGCCGTTCACAAGGGAGGCGCTTTTTTCGTCGAACGCCAGGGAGGGGTGTACTCTGGGGATTTCAGCGCACTTCACAGACGTGGCCGCCCACGAGAAGGAGAGTGCGCCTGGGCCCAGACACAGCTTACGCACCCCAGCGTGGGCCGGGCTCGGCCCACAGGTGCTTAGGCTTCGAATTTCCCGGCGGCCCCTGTTCCCTCCTTTACACGGATTTCTGAGTACTGGTTGGCTCGATTTTTGTGAAGAGCGCTCTACCTCTATGCCGCCAACCAGAGGGGTAACTCAAGTGCAGAATACAGCCAAGACCGGCCTGACCTTCCCTATAATGACCTCAACCTGGACGAACGAACCGTCGGGTACTCGAGGGGGTGGCTCTAATGGTACAGGTACTTCTAGCAATTGGCGTGCTTCTGATGCTTTACAACAGCTATGTGGGTTTTGGACTGAAAGGCAAAGCTCCGGGGGGCATCATTGGCGAGCGGCTTTCGCAGCTCAACATTTTCATCGTGCTGTTTACGCTGGGTTACCTGGCGGTGGGGGTTCTGACCTGGAGTTACCCGGCCGACACCGTTCTGGTCATCCTATCGCTGATTCTGCTATTTGGAGCGGTTTTCGTTTTTCTGGTTTTGCGGCTGGTGCAGGCGGTATTAGCCGCACTTGAGGGCTAATGCAGATTTACCGGCACACTTCAAAAGCCCTGAACATCCTGTTGAGCCGGGAGGAGCGGCTGGTGTATGCCCTGTGCCGTGAAGAAATTAGCGATGTGCTGCTTGCTGAACGAACCCATCTTCCGCTAGATGTGCTAAAAGGCATACTTGCCAGTTTGCTGGAGTACGGCCTGATTGAAACCGTTGCGGGTACCCAGGGCACACCTTCTATAAAGCCTGAAGAGAGCGACCCCCTGGCCCCTGTCAAAGCCCAGCTTCTCGCCGCCCTCGAGGCCGAGCTGGGCACAAAAGCTGAAAAGTACCGCTCCGAGATTGAGCAAAAGCAAAGCCTGGCCGAACTGGAGGAGTGGAGTCTGAAGCTGGTTTTGAAACTGCGGCTCACCATCAGTCAGAAAGCTGCCGAGGCCCTCGAGGCCCGTCTCAAGACGCTCTTTACCTAAGGTTTCAGAAGAAACCCCAATCTCCAAGCGTAAAGAAACCTGGTCTTTTATCGCTCTTGCAGCACCCCTTGCAGGCGGCGGGTCATGACCTCGGCGTACTCGACCCAGTCTGCAAGGGCTCGGTCTACCGACTGCCGCATCAGGAACTCGCCGGGCGACAAGCGCTTCAAGAGCAGGAATGGCGGGCTGCTCAGGCTTTCCAGAATACTTTGCAAGTGGTCGGCCTCGAGGTTCATTTCCCGCGCCATGGGCATCAGGTCAGCCAGCAAAAAAACCTGCTGTGGAGGCTGGTCGGCCAGCAGGGTCAGAACCGCCGAAAAGTGGCTACGCTCGCGCAACACGCCCGAGATTTCGCGCTCGAGACCCTGAATAGCTTCCAGGTCAATCCGGCCCTCCCGCAGCAGCCGCTCGATGTCCAGGGGACCAACCGGAAAGGCCCCTCTCAGCTTGGTCAGGCGTTGCAGGGCTTCAGGGGAGACATACCCCAGGCCCACCTGTACCAGCCCCGAGGGGCGCACGGCCGCGATTTCGGCCAGGGCTTCGGGTTTGGAAGACTCACCGGCCACCATAGCGGCGTACTGCACCCGGCCTTGCTGGCGGTAGGCCAGCAGTTCCCTGGCTTCCATTTCCCCAAACCGGGCCAGGGCCAGGTGGAAGGTTCGGCGACCCATCGCAGCCCTGAACACCCAGGGCGCACTGCCCGATTCGCGGGAAAAGCCCAGGGCCTCGAGGTCTACCGAAAACGCAGGCACTTCGCTGGCAACGGGCTTGTGTGGAAAGATCACCTCTTTGGGGTAGGGCGTGACCCTGACCCGCTTCTCGGTTTTTTCCGGGGTGGATTCGGTGGCCTGCGGCCTGGAACGCTCGACCTCGGGAGAACGGGGCCTTGCAGGTTTGGCCGCAGGCGTAAGGGCTTCCAGGCCAATCTCTTCCCCCTCGAGGTGCAGGGCAATTTTGTCGTTGACGCCCAGCCGTCGCTTGGCATAGTAGGGTGCCAGGCCCTCCAGACGGTTTTGACGCCAGTTCACGGTGCCGTCGTAGGTTTCGCCCTCCTCGTCACGAAGGATAATGCGATCTTTGCCCTGCAAGAAAACCCGCAGCGACTGGGTAAGATTCATGGTTCCGCTGTTGAGGCAAGCACTGGTGAGGACGTAGCGCGCAATCATAAATTTCCTAAGAGGCTCTTGCAACAACTTGACTGGCCGAGGTGGGCTTACCGGCGGTTAGCATGTAATACATCTCGTGCGCTACCTGAAGCGTGGTTTCCACGTCTCCCAGAGCGCGGTGGCGACCTGAAATAGGATCCAGGTCAAAGACCCAGGCGAGTGAGTCCAGACCGCGTTTGCTCAGCCCCGGCAGAGCCTTGCGCGCCCAGTGTATCGTGTCCACCACTGGATTATCCAGTCGGTATCCCAGCCGCCTGAAGCGTGGCTGCAAAAAACCTAGGTCAAAACCCGCATTCTGAATGATCAGGGTCGCATCTTCCAGGAGCGGCAGGGCCTCCCGCAAAACCGTGTAGATGTCGGCAGCACCACGTACATCTTCATTGCGGATTCCGGTCAGACGGCTGATGAAAGGGGGAATGGGAGCCCCCGGATTCACCAGGCGCTCAAATACCGTGCGCTGGCCATTCTCCAGACGCACCATAGCAAGCTCGATAATTTCGTTCTGCTCGGGCGAAAGTCCGGTGGTCTCTACATCCAGCACCACAATGGCTTCTCCCCTGACCGGAAAGGAATACTTCCACTCCCACAGACCAACCCCAGCTTCTCCCCGCTCGAAACGCCCATCCAGCAAGTCCCGTAGCAGTTGGCCGGTCCAAGCACCCCTGGGCAATCCTGGTGAAGCCAGCACCTGCTCGGCCAGGGCCTGTTCGGGAAGCTGGCGGCCAATGCTGCGCAGATGGCGGGCCAATCGGGTTGCAAGGCGGTAGTGGGTCGGGCTCATGGAATGGCGGGGGTGGAGCGGCGATACGTGCATCATAAGCACGAAACCTCGAGGGATGCTAAGAGACCTGAAAAAAGTCCTGGAAATTACGCAAGTTTACAAGAATAAATAGGTCTCGGGGCGAGTATACCGCAGCTTACACGGATATGACAGAGCTTCACAGAGATTAACGCCTTAACGTTAAGCACAGCGTTGCTTTTGCAATTGATTCTGCTATGCTGATAGCTCATTGCCACTAGCTATGTGCCTCCCGCCTATGTTTTGGATAATGGCATGATCGAAAATCGTTCGGGTATTGCGCCTGGAGCATGATTTTCTAGTGCAGCCTGGATTCATCTCTAGACCTTATACGGGCGCAACTTAATAGCCAATCGAAACTTGTAACATTCAAGGGTACTGGCACACCCACGACGAAGGTTGAAAGCTTAGAGGTTCAACCTGGCCACTCGAGCAAAAGCCCGCTCGGTGGCTTGCTCGAAGGCATGGGCTACGGTAAAGATTTGCTCGTCCTGGAGTGGTTTCCCGATAAGCTGTACGCCCACCGGCAAGCCCCCCTCGAACCCGGCGGGGATGCTCATAGCCGGTGCGCCGGCCAGGTTGACGGCCACGGTATCTATATCGGCCAGGTACATCGAGAGGGGGTCGCTGGTTTTCTCGCCAAAGCGGAAGGCCGGGAAGGGGCTGGTGGGGGTGAGCAGCAGATCGGCCTGGGTAAAACCATCGTCCAGGTCGGCTTTTAGTTTGGCCCTGGCCCGCAGGGCCTTGCCGTAGTAGGCATCGTAATAGCCCGAAGAAAGCACAAAGGTTCCCATCAAAACCCGCCGCTGCACCTCGGGGCCAAAACCGTGCTCGCGGCTTTGCATCATGGTGGCAATACCGTCCTCGGCAGACACCCGCAGGCCATAGAGGGTTCCATCGTAGCGGGCCAGGTTGGAGCTGATTTCGGCGGTGTTGACGATGTAGTAGGCCGCCAGGGCATACTGCAGGGTGGGGATGCTGACCTCCACAAAGCGCACCCCCTGCCCCTCCATCACGATGCGGAAGCGCTCGAGGGCCTCGAGCACCCCCGGCGAGTTGCCCACTGCCAGGGCTTCCTTGACGATGCCAATCGTCATTCCCTGCACCGGAACCTTTAGGGCCTTCGCAAACTGCGGCACGGCCTCCAGGCTGGTGCTGTCTTTGCGGTCGTATCCACTGACCACATCGGTCAACAAAGCCAGATCCTCTACCGAGCGGGCCAGGGTACCCACCTGATCCAGACTGCTGGCCGTGGCCACCACCCCATAGCGCGAAATGCGGCCATAGGTGGGTTTGAAGCCATACACCCCACACAGCGCAGCCGGTTGCCGAACGCTACCGCCGGTATCGGTGCCGAGCGCAACCGGCACCATATCGGCTGCTACGGCTGCCGCCGAGCCCCCCGAGGTTCCCCCCGGCACCCGCTCCAGGTCCCAGGGGTTGCGGGTCGGGCCAAAAGCTGAATACTCGGTGGAAGAACCCATGGCAAACTCGTCCATGTTGGCCTTGGCAATTACAATGGCCCCCGCTCTTCGCAGCTTTTGAACAACCGTAGCGCTATAGGGGGGCACAAAGGAAGCCAGCATTTTCGAGCCGCAGGTGGTTTCAATGTCTTGGGTGCAGATATTGTCCTTGACGGCAACCGGAACCCCGGCCAGCGGCAGGTTTTCCCCTCCGGCCAGGCGTTCTTCTACGGTTTGGGCTTCATGCAGGGCCTGGGGGTTCAAACGGATAAAGGCACGGATATGGGGCTCGAGCTGCTCAATACGCTGCAAGTAGTGTTCCACTACCTCGCGGGGTGAGCGCTGGCCCGACTGGATTTGCTGCATAATTTCCTGCGCCAACATACCGCCTCATGATAAGGCTGGTAGGGCGATAAATAGCAAATATGGTTTTACCGCAGTGTTGTAGAAATGCTGTTTATGGGTCGCAGGTCACAAGTCTCAGGTCAAAAGCCACCTTTCTGGGCGTAGGGCATGCGGCAATTTGTCAGGGTGCTTCGGGACAAGTATCGGGATCACCGGCCCGGACTGAGCTCAGTGCTCACAATCAAAACCACTCCCGGATGCTGCTTTCAAACCAGCTTTGCACCCCAGGCCAGGCAGCCTCTCCGCCGAACGGCAAAAAGCTGACCGAACCGGGCTCCTTACGGAACCAGGTGTACTGGCGTTTGGCATAGGCCCGCGTTGCTCGCACCACAGCTTGCTGGGCCTCCTGGAGCGTGTACTCGCCTCGCAAATAGCCTGCTACCTCCTTGTAGCCGATGCTCTGCAAGGCGGTGGGCATATTTGGATACTTTGCCAGCAAGCGCTCGACCTCCTGAACCAGGCCTTGCGCAAACATTTGCTCGACCCGGGCCATAAGGCGCGGCTCAAGCCACTCCCAGGGGGGCCACAAAATCAGTTTTTGGTACCGGAACCGGGGCGCACGCCTGGGCATCCTGGCCGGTGGCACACCAGTACGGCGCAGTATCTCCACCGCCCGCACGACGCGGCGGGGGTTGCGCTGTACCCGCAGGGCATCTTCGGGGCTGGCGGCCTCGAGCTCCTCCAGCAAGGGCTCAATTCCCCGCGTCTCCACTACGGCCCAAAGCTCGGCCTGAAGCGCCGCATCGGGCTCGGGTAGTTCGTGCAGTCCCTCCGATAGCGCACGAATGTAATAGCCGGTTCCCCCCACCACCACAGGAATTTGGCCCTGCCCCAGAATCTCTTCAATCGCTTCTTCGGCGTGGTGCACAAAGTCCGACACGCTAAAGGGCTGGTCAGGCTCCAGCAAATCTATCAAGAAATGCCTGACCCGTTGCTGCTCGGCTTTGCTGGGTTTGGCCGTTCCAATGTCCATGCCCCGGTACACCATGCTGGCATCGGCAGAAACCACCGCCAGCGGGAACATCTGCCCCAGGCGCAGGGCCAGCTCGGTTTTGCCGGTTGCGGTGGGCCCGGTCAACACTGGAATGGCCGGATGGGGTTGTGGTTTCACATCACGCATAACTCATAGCCCAGTGCTCCAATCATGATATTCTCGGCAGCATGAGCATTGAGCGCTTTGATGCCATTGAGCGTCTGCAAACCATCCGCCAGCAGCTCGACGAACTCTCGAGGCGGTTTACCTCCCAGGAAGCCTTTGGCGAGTGGGTGCCGGCGGTGGATGTACTCGACGAGGGCACACAGTACCGCATTCTGGTGGACGTGCCAGGCGTGAAAAACGACGACCTGGAACTACACGAGGAAGGTCAGACCATCACCCTGGCCGGTATACGGCATCCCAGGGTGGGGAGCTATGCACGCCAGGAGCGCTCTACCGGGCCATTTCGACGCACCCTGACCCTGCCCGAGGCCATCATCCCCAATAGCGCCCAGGCTTCTCTAAAGAGCGGGGTGCTCGAGCTGGTGGTGCAAAAAGCCCGCAAAGCCCCCCGCAAGGGCAAGAAGTGAATCAAAACCCGGCAGCTTGACGGGTCTTGCTGGGTTGCTAGGTCGGCCTGGCTCTCATCGTCATGACTCTGAACAGCCTATGCACCCCCCTTTGACCCTTGGGGCAAAACCATATTTGCCAGATCTAAACGATTCCTCTCGCCTTCTCCAAGAGGGAGCAAGGGTGGGGGGTTGGTTTCCACCACCCACCCCCTACCGCCAACTTGCCCCACGCGCCTCGATCTCAGCTGTCCACGTAAAGTTTGGAATTACAGTATCTCCTGTACTTCTTTGGTCACCACGGTGTGACACTTGCGGCAGCGCGGCTCGTAGGCTTCGCTGGCCCCCACCAAAATAACCGGATCGTCGTAGCGGGCCGGTTTGCCGTTCACAAAGCGCTGGGTGCGAGTTGCGGGAGCTCCACAAACCGGACACACCGCGTAGAGCTTTTCCACGTACTCGGCGCGGGTCAGCAGGTCGGGCATGATGCCAAACGGTTCACCACGAAAGTCCATGTCGAGACCCGCGCAAATGACCCGCACGCCCTTGTCGGCCAGATCCAGCACCAGCCTAATAAGACCCGCATCAAAAAACTGGGCTTCGTCTACGGCCACCACATCGGGGAGGGGGTCGGTCAGGTGAGCTCGCAACTCGGCCGAATCGCGCACCGGAATGGCCTCGGCGCGCCTGCCATCGTGGCTCGAGACATCGCTTGCGTGGTAGCGGTCATCTAGACGTGGCTTGAATACCAGAACACGCTGCCGGGCAATTAGGGCCCGCTTGATGCGCCGAATCAGCTCGTCGGACTTTCCCGAGAACATCGGCCCAACCACAACTTCAATCCAACCCTGGTGGTGCGGAAGATGGGGCAAGCTCATAACCGGGGCCTAGCATATCGTATTGGCGGCAACGTTGGCGGGAATGGGCGCAAACCCAACGGCCAGCATCGGTTGAAGGGTCTATGGTCTATAGTTCATGGTCTATGGCCGATAAATAGCCTTCAAGTTTGGATACCGATTAGCGCATATCATCACAGCTCAAACAAAAAACAGGCGAGCGACTGCCCGCCTGTCTGCACGCAGGGCGATTACTGCTTCTTTGCGGCTTTCTTGCCGTAGCTGCCACCGAACTTCTTCTGGAACTTCTCGACCCGGCCCTCGGTGTCCACAAAGCGCTGCTGGCCCGTCCAGAAGGGGTGGTTGCCGCTCCAGACTTCGACGTGAATCTCGGGCTTGGTGCTGTAGGTATGCATGACCACCTCACCGTTGCAGATGATCTTGCAGGGAACCAGCTTGGGGTGAATTTTCTCTTTCATGCTCTCTCCTGCGCACGGATTTGGCCGTGACGTCAACTGTAGCACTATAGCAGGTCTAGGCGGTAAGGGCAAGACTGGGTTAAAATCGCGCACACCATGACTCGAGGGGTACGCGGCGCCATTACCGTAGAAGAAGACAGCCGGGAGGCCATCCTGAGTGCCACCCGCGAGCTATTGCAAAAGATGCTCGAGGTCAACCAGATCACCGATTTCGACACCATTGGGGCCATGATCTTTACCCTGACCGACGACCTCTGCGCCGCTTTTCCCGCCGAGGCTGCCCGGCAACTGGGGATGCAGATGGTTCCGCTCATCAACTCCCGCGAAATTCCCGTGCCGGGTGCTTTGCCCAGGGTCATTCGGGTGATGATGCTCTGGAACACCGACATACCCCAAAAACAGGTCAAGCACGTTTATTTGCGCGAGGCAGTACGCCTGCGGCCCGACCTGGAAAGCGCGCAGTAAAGGTCAATAGCCGATGGTTGATAGTTCCAAAGTCAGAGATGCTTTTGCCATCAGCCATT of Meiothermus sp. CFH 77666 contains these proteins:
- a CDS encoding 3'-5' exonuclease, encoding MMHVSPLHPRHSMSPTHYRLATRLARHLRSIGRQLPEQALAEQVLASPGLPRGAWTGQLLRDLLDGRFERGEAGVGLWEWKYSFPVRGEAIVVLDVETTGLSPEQNEIIELAMVRLENGQRTVFERLVNPGAPIPPFISRLTGIRNEDVRGAADIYTVLREALPLLEDATLIIQNAGFDLGFLQPRFRRLGYRLDNPVVDTIHWARKALPGLSKRGLDSLAWVFDLDPISGRHRALGDVETTLQVAHEMYYMLTAGKPTSASQVVARAS
- the gatA gene encoding Asp-tRNA(Asn)/Glu-tRNA(Gln) amidotransferase subunit GatA is translated as MLAQEIMQQIQSGQRSPREVVEHYLQRIEQLEPHIRAFIRLNPQALHEAQTVEERLAGGENLPLAGVPVAVKDNICTQDIETTCGSKMLASFVPPYSATVVQKLRRAGAIVIAKANMDEFAMGSSTEYSAFGPTRNPWDLERVPGGTSGGSAAAVAADMVPVALGTDTGGSVRQPAALCGVYGFKPTYGRISRYGVVATASSLDQVGTLARSVEDLALLTDVVSGYDRKDSTSLEAVPQFAKALKVPVQGMTIGIVKEALAVGNSPGVLEALERFRIVMEGQGVRFVEVSIPTLQYALAAYYIVNTAEISSNLARYDGTLYGLRVSAEDGIATMMQSREHGFGPEVQRRVLMGTFVLSSGYYDAYYGKALRARAKLKADLDDGFTQADLLLTPTSPFPAFRFGEKTSDPLSMYLADIDTVAVNLAGAPAMSIPAGFEGGLPVGVQLIGKPLQDEQIFTVAHAFEQATERAFARVARLNL
- the miaA gene encoding tRNA (adenosine(37)-N6)-dimethylallyltransferase MiaA; translated protein: MRDVKPQPHPAIPVLTGPTATGKTELALRLGQMFPLAVVSADASMVYRGMDIGTAKPSKAEQQRVRHFLIDLLEPDQPFSVSDFVHHAEEAIEEILGQGQIPVVVGGTGYYIRALSEGLHELPEPDAALQAELWAVVETRGIEPLLEELEAASPEDALRVQRNPRRVVRAVEILRRTGVPPARMPRRAPRFRYQKLILWPPWEWLEPRLMARVEQMFAQGLVQEVERLLAKYPNMPTALQSIGYKEVAGYLRGEYTLQEAQQAVVRATRAYAKRQYTWFRKEPGSVSFLPFGGEAAWPGVQSWFESSIREWF
- the icd gene encoding NADP-dependent isocitrate dehydrogenase, translated to MAYQKIKVPAGEKISIHDGKLHVPDHPIVGFIEGDGTGPDIWRAAQPVLDAAVAKAYGGKRKIAWAEIYAGEKANEVYGEVIWLPEETLEFIREYLVAIKGPLTTPVGGGIRSINVALRQELDLYACVRPVQWFEGVPSPVRHPELVNMVIFRENTEDIYAGIEFPKNSPEVQKFLEWFKAEFPKPYSKIRFPETAGIGIKPVSEEGTHRLVEAALNYAIDNDLPSVTLVHKGNIMKFTEGAFRDWGYALAKSKYGAVDLDGGPWQTFTNPKTGKQIVVKDMIADNFLQQILLRPAEYSVIATLNLNGDYISDALAAQVGGIGIAPGSNVNYYTGHAVFEATHGTAPKYAGKDQVNPSSVILSGEMMLRYMGWTEAADLIIHAMTKTIAQGRVTYDFHRLMVAEGRSATLLKCSEFGQALIENM
- the aroH gene encoding chorismate mutase, translating into MTRGVRGAITVEEDSREAILSATRELLQKMLEVNQITDFDTIGAMIFTLTDDLCAAFPAEAARQLGMQMVPLINSREIPVPGALPRVIRVMMLWNTDIPQKQVKHVYLREAVRLRPDLESAQ
- a CDS encoding thymidine kinase — protein: MPHLPHHQGWIEVVVGPMFSGKSDELIRRIKRALIARQRVLVFKPRLDDRYHASDVSSHDGRRAEAIPVRDSAELRAHLTDPLPDVVAVDEAQFFDAGLIRLVLDLADKGVRVICAGLDMDFRGEPFGIMPDLLTRAEYVEKLYAVCPVCGAPATRTQRFVNGKPARYDDPVILVGASEAYEPRCRKCHTVVTKEVQEIL
- the rpmE gene encoding 50S ribosomal protein L31: MKEKIHPKLVPCKIICNGEVVMHTYSTKPEIHVEVWSGNHPFWTGQQRFVDTEGRVEKFQKKFGGSYGKKAAKKQ
- a CDS encoding Hsp20/alpha crystallin family protein; this translates as MSIERFDAIERLQTIRQQLDELSRRFTSQEAFGEWVPAVDVLDEGTQYRILVDVPGVKNDDLELHEEGQTITLAGIRHPRVGSYARQERSTGPFRRTLTLPEAIIPNSAQASLKSGVLELVVQKARKAPRKGKK